The Arachis hypogaea cultivar Tifrunner chromosome 14, arahy.Tifrunner.gnm2.J5K5, whole genome shotgun sequence DNA window cttccttgctaccatcatctttatttgtgctcttgtctttacttgccttggctttctccttctttagctgccaacaaaatttcttcacatgtcccttttgaccacaatgatgacactcaatatttttatatttttctcaagacttgcttctgctttgatctctacttttaggacctcgacttttgtttctccccctagactcagaaacaagaacatctgaatgtgtagccgatgtaccttgtgactttcttctcatctcttcattcaaaacactgctcttggcaagatccatagagattacaccatcaggagcagaattggacaatgacattctgagaattttccacgagtctggtaaggagccaataagtaacaatccttgaacctcttcatcaaacttgatacccatggaagataactgattcataatttcttggaagttattcaagtgatctgtcattgatgtcccattTGTATATttcaaagccaacaactgcttgatcaaaaacatcttgttattcccagttttccgagcatacaactgttcaagcttaatccaaagggtccgagcatgtgtctctccaataatatggttcaacacattatcgtcaacccactgcctaatatatccacagacttatctatgcaacaaagtccaatcatcatcagatttatcattacgcttctctgtaccaaaaactagttgatgaaaatttttgacataaagcaaatcttctatctttgacttccacaaatcataattaggaccattaagTGTGATtatcctactagtattagtattagctttCATTGTTCACAGGATCATAAGCCCAAAAAAATACCAACAAGTTCTGATGCCCGTATAAAAGAGCCTAGCAGTGGAAACAACACAAATAtccaatataataataatatggaagtactcacaacacaatatggcagcaactataacaagcaaatatagcaagtaaagcaataacaagaacacaccgagattttaacgtgaaAACCCcatcaatgtgagaggtaaaaatcacgggtcgtccagaccaatgaaatagctcccctataatcaaatgaggtacaaaaGCACAAAAACGTGCATATAATCAGGCAAAACATCAAATCACCAAAGCTTACAAatgagaagcaagaagatgaaatatacccaaaaaatagAGCAGCTGTCGAAGCTAATTTTTTTCCTCTACAGACTTCTAATTAAAATCTTTACCGTtaaaaatgaagaacaagatgttaAGAATCTACAGTCCAAATTTCACGTTGATCCAACGGTGAAAAAATGAGAAACTGCCGTTCAAAGATTGCTGCTTTGTGTAAAaacgggaaacctaatttctctcactgcagacttccaatcaacatctccaccatctagaatgaagaacaagatgagagAAACACacagtttaaatttcaagccgatctGGTGATTACTCTCTTTCTctcaaattaaccccaaaaatcTGATTAGAATTGTAGCACAATAAGTACAAAAAAACATCCTCAAAATATTGGGTTGgacctcacaaaggagagaaaaaacccAACAGTTATGTTTTATTTGCACACGAGTTTTGACAAATATATTGCGAGTTCTATCTGCAATCCGAGTTCCACTAGTTCCGTCTCTACCCCGAGATCCCACTTCAATAATCACCTCGAGATCCCGCTGCTTTGTCTGCACTTTGAGTTATGGTCATTCATGCATTTCAAGTTTTCAACAGTTTCGCCTGCTCCAGAGTTTTTTCGCACCTACAAATTCTGAGTTTTGTTTGCTCGTCAAGTTTTTGCAATTTTACAAACGTCTTGACTCTTGAATATTCACACTTTAAAGTCTAAACTTAAGATAGTTTCATTAGTTCTGATTTAAGTTTAAAGGAAGATATTGGAATAATATTTAAGTATTAGTTAGATTAAAACTTATATTTGAATATAAATTAGATAGTTATATTCgtgatttcttttttatttgtttgacaCCTATAAATAAGTAGTACCTTTTCTTAATTTCTTGGATGAACTGagtaaaaacttttaaattttgaaagagcctttttttttttggaaacatTTTACTCTCTAAAAATTTATAAGATCCTTTATCATCTTTTTCATAGAATCAAATATTTATAGGTATTTGACTATTTTACGAAAAATAGTCAAAAACTTATTTGTTCTTGAATGTAAAAGTCATATGAACCTAGCTTAATTATAAATGTAGCGAAAAGTCCTCTTTGCATTATTATTATGACAACATCTCCAAAGATCAGCACTCAGCAGCAACTTGGAATGGAAGGAATGATTGAAGCATGATTTTCGGACAATTACTATTCTTGAGACCATTTGACTATTTCAGTCAAGAAACTATGTCTAAGTGTTTGGTGTTGTTGGTTGAGTCAAGAAACTCCATAACAAGTGGTTAATTGATTTCTTTTCAGGTGAAGAGTGGTGTAACAATTCACTCTATTGGTTGTTGATCATAATGTGGGAGATAACAACGGAGTTTACAGCTTTATTTAGTGGTattggctgtttttttttttttttagtttatttatgtATGTTGACTTATTTTTTCTTtagataaaaaagaaaacaagtgTTAGGTGGAGTCTTCCTCAATCTATTCTAGTTagcaaaaaattaatttacactGTAAAATTTGACtctaaaaaagaatgaataatGATTCTGATTCTCTTATTAGCCAACACTAATGAATAATGATAAAAGAATAAAGCCCTGTTGTTTCTGTCCACACACACACATAAAAAAGGAACTTAGGAACATCTGAAGTGAATGTATGAATCCTCAAAAAGTGTTGTTGATAGTCTTGTATCGGTACCAAAccctcttcttcttgtttgatgtGTTGTCTATGGTGAGCACAACTTTCCCTGCTTCATTGTTCCTAAAAGTGTTCCTAACAGGCCCTTCTTGTGAACccattttcttccctttctgaaCAATGATTGTGTATGAACCCTCATCTGAAGGAACAAATTCTTCCTTGTAACTCACTTCCCAACCCAGCACTGTCACATCCCAACACAATGTGTTCCCAACCTGTTCATTCACAAAACACATTATATATCAATTCAGTCAAATTAGTACATTGAAAAATCATTGTATTTAGATACAATTGCATGCAATAGGTACCTCCAATGTAGGAATCTCAATAGTTGCAGTTGATGCAGCCTTGAGAGTGAGTTCTGAAACAGCACCATCTTCTGAACAGAACTCTGTGTCATCTTCCCTCTTGAAACCACCATATTGAACTGGGATCTCCTCAATTGGAATGTATCTATTTGACATAAAAAGTAAGTAATGAATTAAGATTATTcaaaattaacaatataaaaaGGTGTCAATGGATGAAGTAACATACTTGATAAGTGTTTCAGTGACCTTAGCAGGGCGAGCAACCACAAATTTTCTCTTTGTTCTTTGGGTCAAGAAAGGAGATAAAAGTGCACTTACAGCATAGTACCAAAAAGGAACATTGATGAAAATCTGCAATTCAACATAATTGCACATTAATCAATTACCTAACACAACAATGTGTCCATGTAACTGAATATTGATGTAAGAAACTTACATGTTTGGCCACCAATTCAGGGTAATTATCCTGCAAAAGTGAAACAACTTGCTTTACTGCAATTCTGAGCTCTTTCTTGGAGGGTCCAGGGGAGTTCTTAAGGTCATTGACTTGAAGCAAGGAAGTGACACCACCTGGCTTGAAATTGAGCTTCTGAATACCCTTCTCCATCATCTGGCACCTCCACCTCAAGAACTCGATGCGCTTCTCCTCCGATCCAAAGCTCTTCTGGTAAAGCTCCTCATTATCAAACACACCATAGATGTTGTAGCACACTGGGTGCCCTTCACGATCAACACCACTCATGCATGCTGCAGAACCCAACCCAGGTCCAAAATCCTCATCCACAACAGAATCAATGCTGGATTCTTTCCTCCATTTCAGGGTCTTCTTCAGCATCTCAAATGCATCACTGACCTTGAACTCCCTAGCCCTCAGGAACTTGAGAAGAACTACATCAGTCCCTTCCTCTCCTTTGCTTGGCAAAACGGGTACCCCCCAAAGAGACACATCCTTCTCCACTTCAACACTTTTCTCCTCTTCTtcacttttcttctcctcttgttCCTTCAATGGTTCCTCACCTTCCTCATCAGCACCTTGCTTTttaacttcttcttccttcttattATCCTCTTCAGtagcttcattcatcttctttgaCTCTTCTGTCTTTTCATCAAAGAGGTTGTGTCCCAAGATAGCTTCCTCAAGCTTAGCCTTGAGCTCATTCAAGGCTTTTCTCTCAAACTCTTTGAGATCAGAGAGGAAGTTGCTCTCTTCCCTGTAGGATGAGCTCTTCCCCATTGTTTCTGCCTTGGATTCTTCCACTTCAAgaaccttctcttcttcttcttcttttgcagCAGCAACATTCTTCTGTGGCTCTTCAGCAGGAACCTCAGAAGCTCTTTGTTGGGTCTCTTCTTGAGCAGTAACCTCAGCAGTCATGGCTACACActgaaaaacaaaagagaaaaacttGAGACAAACCCAAGATTCTAGAAGTGATAAAAGATGTAAAAAACCAAGGAAAGATAACAAACCTAAGTGATAAGCAGAGAGTAGAAGTGTTGTGTTGAGTTGTGTTATGGTGAAGTGTGagagttatatatataaatattggaAGTAAAGAAGGGTTGTTAGGGGCAGCAACGGTCACATAATTGGATCCATGACAGAGAGAAGAGCCGTTGGAGGATTCTTGTTCCCGAGAGTTTTGCTTGGCGTGAAAAAGCATCAATGTGGATTGTGGCCCCACTCTCCACTAAGACATGCTTCTTCCTTGGAACAACATCACAACCTTATTTTCCTCAAATCTGTTATTATTAGTACTCACTCTTTTGTCACCTTCAACTTCATATACACCTATCTCTCTGTTAATCGATGTTAGATCAGTGAAAATAGTAagcattttaattttctaataaaaaattttggaaagcaCTACACTATTATCTTGTGACATGGCAGGCCTTCATTTGTTAAAAAAGATTGCTTCTTTGTTTGACTTGGTCTTCCAAGCACCTTGCTTTGCTTAGTTGGCTGGAGAGTAGGGACAAATTACATGTTGGTCTAAAGCATCTCTAAAGAGTAACGTTGCATTTTTGGAATTGATTTCTTGCAGAGAATGATTGCACTTAGTAATGTTTCTCTTAGTTATAACAGCACACCATTAATCAAATTCCATTGTGATATCtcgcataaaaaaataaaataaaaatccagtATGGCATATCTGTAGTGATTTATATATCAAATTATATGTGACTATGCTGAAGACTAACTTTGCAAGAAGTCTTTAGGACCATGCTATAGCCCGTGAAAAAATTAGTGCATTATGCAGtacaataatttaataatatagatCTTAGCAAAACAGTATATGAATATTTCTATTATATCTACACTGAGTTAAACTTTATATATTTGCAGATCTTCTCAACAATTTGTTGTTTAGCACTGATATATGTGTGTATGATTATAATTATCTCCGCAATTTGTGCACAAATTAAACAACTGGAAGTCATGTACCAATAAGATTTGTCCTTTCCTTTATTTTTCAATGAGCATAAATATTGACATCTGACAAGCATATCTAAACAAATGTTTTTGAAGTCAGTTAAGGGACATTCATATAATGAATGATCCTCATTTAATGGCTCTCATCATGCTTCTGAAAATGTGTAATTGTTCCTTTCTTTCTTGATGTCAATAACCAGAACACCTCCATCAACTAAAGAAGCCACCAAATCTTCCTTGATCCACATGAACAAGTCCATACTCCTTGAGCCACTAATATATTATTTCTTCTGGTTACTTTTTTGCTTACATTTTCTAcaaacatttgaaaaaaaaaagaaaaacaaatcttaggaTTCAAATTAGAGTTCAAACTTTATTTTCTCATCCAAAGACCTTATGTAAGGTGCAAGTAAGCAAACCAAATGCAAAACAGTAAACAGATGATTTTAAGATTAACAAATCTAACATTTCACCAGAAGAACTTCTGTCAAACTAAAGAGATACATGAATTATGTAAATAATGAATTCCTCACATCACAAGCTAAGTGAATACAAGATTAACCCAAAAAGTGGAACCCCTTAGATTACAAACCAAGCAGATGATACATGATGTTGAACCTTTACATTACACAAACTAACTCCAAATATGTTCATTAGAAGCACTATGAACTAACAGCTTACACATACATTTACATAAAAGTTGCTACATAGTCTACTGTTCCTAATGgggtaataatttaattaaaatatctcATCTGTCATACTTTTGCAGAGGACTTCAATTTTGGTACCTTGAAGCTGGAAGAGAACAGTTTCGGAGTCACAGAGGTGAGAATAACTGGACTTTCTTTCCTCTTCAGGCTAGTATTTCCCTGGAACATAAAAAATTCAAGGAGAGGGAAAACAATGAGAATAACAATAAGCAGCACAATCATTACTAGTTATTAAAAATGAAATTAGATATGAGCAGACCAAAATTAGTGAAACATTAGAACAGGCTATACCTTTCCAGATAATTTTGAAGGAGGAGGGGCATCAGGAGTAGATACTTCTTTTTTCACAGAGACATTTCTGTGCCTGCCACTCTTGCTGGTTCCTGAGTTACAAGTTTTA harbors:
- the LOC112741520 gene encoding patellin-4 yields the protein MTAEVTAQEETQQRASEVPAEEPQKNVAAAKEEEEEKVLEVEESKAETMGKSSSYREESNFLSDLKEFERKALNELKAKLEEAILGHNLFDEKTEESKKMNEATEEDNKKEEEVKKQGADEEGEEPLKEQEEKKSEEEEKSVEVEKDVSLWGVPVLPSKGEEGTDVVLLKFLRAREFKVSDAFEMLKKTLKWRKESSIDSVVDEDFGPGLGSAACMSGVDREGHPVCYNIYGVFDNEELYQKSFGSEEKRIEFLRWRCQMMEKGIQKLNFKPGGVTSLLQVNDLKNSPGPSKKELRIAVKQVVSLLQDNYPELVAKHIFINVPFWYYAVSALLSPFLTQRTKRKFVVARPAKVTETLIKYIPIEEIPVQYGGFKREDDTEFCSEDGAVSELTLKAASTATIEIPTLEVGNTLCWDVTVLGWEVSYKEEFVPSDEGSYTIIVQKGKKMGSQEGPVRNTFRNNEAGKVVLTIDNTSNKKKRVWYRYKTINNTF